From the Mesorhizobium koreense genome, the window TACCTACAAGAAGGCCGCGCGAAATTTCGCGCCGCTGATGGCGATGGCGGCGGCCACAACGATCGTCCAAGCGCGGCGGATCGTCGAACCTGGCGATATCGATCCCGAACATGTCGTCACGCCGGGCATATTCGTCGACCGGATCGTCGAGATCGCGGACGCCAGACAGGAAGAAGTCCTGCTGCGCGAGGGAGCGAAGCAATGACCGCCAAGCTGACCAATGCGCAGATCGCGTGGCGCGCCGCGCAGGACATCCCCGACGGGGCCTATGTAAATCTCGGCATCGGCTTCCCCGAGATGGTGGCCAAGTTCAAGCCTAAAGGTCGCGAGGTCATCTATCATACGGAGAACGGCATCCTTGGCTTCGGCGAGGCGCCGCCCGCGGGCGAGGAAGACTGGGACCTGATCAATGCCGGCAAGAAGCCGGTCACGCTGAAACCGGGCGCATCGTTCTTCCATCATGCGGACTCGTTTGCGATGGTACGCGGCGGGCATCTCGATGTTGCGATCCTGGGTGCCTACGAGGTCGCGGAAAACGGCGATCTTGCCAATTGGAGCACGGGTCCTGGCTCGGTGCCGGCGGTCGGCGGGGCGATGGACCTGGTCCATGGTGCAAGGCGTGTCGCAGTCATCACCGACCATGTCACCAAGGACGGCAGGCCGAAGCTCGTCAGGAAATGCAGCCTGCCGCTGACCGGCGTCGGCTGCGTGACTACGGTCTATACCAGCTTGGCGGTGGTCGATATCGTGAATGCGCGGTTCGTGCTCCGTGAAAAGCTGCCGGGCATGGGGCTCGACGAACTGCAGGGCTTGACGGGGGCGACGCTGACGGTCGATGGCGACGTCAAGGATTTGATCGTGCCGGAGGTTTGAGATGGCCGAAGCTTTTATCTGTGACTACATCCGCACTCCGATCGGCCGCTTCGCTGGCTCGCTTGCCGCCGTCCGCGCCGACGATCTCGGAGCGATCCCGCTGCGCGCGCTGATGGAGCGCAACAAGGGCGTCGACTGGGAAGCGGTGGACGATCTCCTCTATGGCTGCGCCAACCAGGCCGGCGAGGACAACCGCAACGTCGCGCGCATGGCGCTGCTTCTCGCCGGCATGCCGAAGGAAATGCCGGCCGCGACCATCAATCGGCTGTGCGGTTCGGGCATGGACGCCACCATTTCCGCCGCTCGCGCCATCAAGGCCGGCGAGGCTGAAATCATCGTCGCCGGCGGCGTTGAATCCATGAGCCGCGCGCCCTTCGTCATGCCGAAGGCGGACACGGCCTTTTCGCGGCATGCGGAAATCTATGACACCACCATCGGCTGGCGCTTCGTCAACCCGCTGATGAAGAAGCAGTACGGCATCGATTCCATGCCGGAGACCGGCGAAAACGTCGCCGAGCAGTTCCAGATCAGCCGCAAGGACCAGGATGCGTTCGCTGTGCGCAGCCAGGAGAAGGCGGTCGCCGCCCAAGGCAACGGACGGCTGGCGAAGGAGATCGTCCAGGTGACCATCCCGCAGCGCAAGGGCGATCCGATCGTGGTCGACAAGGACGAGCACCCGCGCGCCGGCACCACGCTGGAGGTGCTGGCGAAGCTGCCGACGCCGTTCCGCGAGGGCGGCACGGTGACGGCCGGCAATGCGTCGGGCGTGAACGATGGTGCCGCGGCGCTGATCGTCGCTTCGGAAGCGGCGATCGAAAAGTACGATTTGAAACCGATCGCGCGCATTCTCGGCGGTGCGGCGGCCGGCGTCGAGCCGCGCATCATGGGCTTCGGCCCGGCTCCGGCGACGAAGAAGCTCTGCGAACGGCTTGGCCTGAAGCCCTCCGATTTCGACGTGATCGAACTCAACGAGGCGTTCGCCTCGCAGGGCATCGCGGTGCTGCGCGACCTCGGCATTCCGGAAGATGCGGAATTCGTCAACCCGAATGGCGGCGCTATTGCGCTCGGCCATCCGCTCGGCATGTCAGGCGCGCGCATCGCCGGAACGGCAGCGCTGGAACTGAACGAGCGGCGGGGCACGCTCGCGCTGGCGACCATGTGCATCGGCGTCGGCCAGGGCATCGCGGTGGCGCTGGAGAGGGTGTGAGTTCCGAGTAAGCAGCGGATGCAGGTCAGGCCTTTGCCGCTTTATTCGGCTGTCCAATCGTCGATTTCCAACCCCGGCACATGTCGAAACGCCCGGTCGTTTGTGACCAGCGTCGCGCCGGCTTCAAGCGCGTGGGCGGCTATCAGCATGTCGAGGGGCTGGAGGGATTTCCCAGACTGTTCCATTTGCGCGCGAAGGGTCGCGTAAGTGACGCCGCTCTTTGATGTCCAATCCAGAATTCGGATTTCGGCCAATAGCGGGAGTACAGTGTCCCTCAGCCTCGTTTTTTCCGGCCGGCGCTCGAGCCCAAACAGAATTTCGCCGTAGACTATTGCTGATGTGTAAACGCGGTCGAGCGATGTCTCGACAAACCGCTTATCCGCCCCTTTCGATCGGTTCAACGCAAGAATGCTTATCGTGTTCGTGTCAAGCAGGAAGCGCGGACTCATGCAAAGGGATCACGATCATGCGGACGCCTGTCACGCCATGGGAACCCTTCCGGAATATCTTCCGGACGCAGCTTATCCCTGGCCTCGAAGAACTTCTGTAGATTACCGGTACGTCGATAGACCGGCGCGATGATCACTTCACCCGGATTAGGCCCAGGGCGGAATTCGACCTCTGTTCCTTCGAAGCGAAACTCGGCTGGAATCCTTACCGCCTGGCTACGTCCATTCTTGAACAGCTTACCGACGGCAGCAGGTTTTGGAATGCGAGGCGTTTCGTTCATGCTTGCCTCCTGCAATGGTCTATACCATGGTATATATCATCGCGAGATTATATCCGCAACTTGGTTTGAGCTACGCTCTCCGCATCCGGACGGGCGCCTTGTCGAAGGCGCGGCTGAAAGCCCGGCTGAAGGCGGCGGCGGAGGAGAAGCCGGTACGCGCGGCAATGTCGGCCATCGGTATCCTTGTGTCGAGCACGAGCCTGCGTGCCGCGCCGAGCCGCAACCTGAGATAATAGGCGCCGGGAGTCTCTCCGATCGATCTGCGGAAAATCGTCTCCAGCGAACGTGCCGTGACGCCGGTCCGCCGGGCGATGGCGGAAATGGTGAGCGGGTGATCGATATACGTTTCCATCAGGCGGATCGCCTGCGCCAGACGTGGATCGTAGCCGTCGAGGCGGCCGAGCGACACCAGCGGCTGGGCGTCCGACGAGGCATGCGCCTGATCGTAGATAAAGACGCTTGCCACGTCGAGCGCCACCGCCATGCCGAGCCGGCTGCGGACGAGGTGCAGCATCAAGTCGAAGGTCGGTGAGGCGCCGCCGGTGGTGAAGGCCGGGCCGTCGATCACATAGCGGTCAGGCCGGATGTCGCTTTCGGGGAAGGCGGCGGCGAAGTCCTCCATGTCTTCCCAATGGGTAGTGGCGGCCCTGCCTTCCAGCAGGCCGGCGCGGGCGATCAGCCAGGCACCCGCTTCGACACCGCCATAGGCGCGTGCCGACCTTGCCGTCCGCCTGATCCGCGAGAGGAGGGCGGGGGTCGCCTGTTCGCGATTGCCGAAGCCGGCGATGACGACGAGAACATTGGTCCTTATCCCCGGATCGAGCGGGCCGGAGACGGCAACCGGCATCCCGCAGCTCGTAAGTGGTGACTTACCGTCCGCCGAGACGATCTTCCATTCAAAAACATTTCGCCCGCTGATACGGTTGGCGGCGCGCAGCGGGTCGATCGCGGATGCCACGCACATGATCGACGCGCCCGAGAGCACGAGGAAGGTCAGCACGAGTGTATCGCGTTCCGGGCGGAAGATGGATGTTTCGTTTTTCATCAACCCCGATGCGTAATTCGCAAAGCAATTCGCCGCAAGGGAGGCGATGATCGGAGCGCCATTTCAGGAGGAAGCCGATGCCGCTCGCCATGAACCGTGAGGTGTTCATCACCTGTGCCGTCACCGGATCGGGCGGCACGCAGGATCGCAGCCCGCACGTGCCGCGCTCGCCCCAACAGATCGCGGAGAGCGCCATCGCGGCGGCAAAGGCCGGCGCGGCGGTCGTCCACTGCCATGTACGCGATCCCGAGACCGGCAAACCCCGCCGCGACGTTTCGCTCTATCGCGAGGTGACCGAGCGTATCCGCGCGGCAAACGTCGATGTCGTGCTCAACCTCACGGCCGGCATGGGCGGAGATATGGTGTTCGGTCCGACGGAGAGCCCGCTGCCGCTTCGAGAAGCGGGGACCGATATGGCCGGTGCCGCCGAGCGCGTCGAGCATGTGCGCCAGTGTCTGCCGGAAATCTGCACGCTCGATTGCGGTACGATGAACTTCGCCGAGGCCGACTATGTGATGACCAACACGCCCGGCATGCTGCGCGCCATGGGCTCCATGATGACTGAACTCGGCGTCAAGCCGGAAATCGAAGCCTTCGACACCGGGCACCTCTGGTTCGCGAGGCAGCTTGTCGAGGAGAAGGTGCTGAAACCGGATGCGCTGGTGCAGCTTTGCATGGGGGTTCCCTGGGGCGCGCCGGACGACCTCAACACCTTCATGGCGATGGTCAACAACGTACCGAAGGAATGGACCTTCTCCGCCTTCTCGCTCGGCCGCAGCCAGATGGCCTATGTTGCGGCCGCCGTGCTTGCCGGCGGCAATGTGCGCGTTGGGCTGGAGGACAATCTGTGGCTCGACAAGGGCGTGCTCGCCACCAACGCGCAGCTTGTCGAGCGTGCCGTGACAATCATCGAGAATCTCGGAGCGCGGGTCATCGGGCCGGGGGAAGTGCGCAAGAAGCTTGGACTCACCAAACGCGCGCCGCTGGCGAAGGCGGCTTAGGGAGCGAAATATGGCGATTAGCAAGGCAGCCTGCATCGGCGGAGGCGTCATTGGCGCGGGATGGGTGGCGCGGCTCGTGCTGAACGGCGTCGATGTCTCGATCTTCGATCCGGACCCCGAAGCATCCCGCAAGGTCGGCGAGGTGATGAAGAACGCACGCCGCGCTTATAAGGCGATGGCGACCGGCGGTCTCCCGAAGGAAGGCAAGATCACCTATGCGAAGTCGATCGCGGAGGCCGTCGCAGGCGCCGACTTCATCCAGGAAAGCGTGCCGGAACGGCTGGACCTCAAGCACAAGGTGCTCGCCGAGATCGACCTACATGCAGCACCCGACGCGATTGTCGGGTCCTCCACCTCAGGCATCCTGCCCTCCGACATGCAGACTGCGATGAAGCGTGGCGACCGGCTCGTCGTCGCGCATCCCTATAACCCCGTCTATCTCCTGCCGCTGGTCGAGATTGTCGGCGGCAAGGATACGTCAAAGACGGCAATCGAGAAGGCGAAGGCGCTTTACGCCTCGATCGGCATGAAGCCGGTCGTCATCCGTAAGGAGATCGAGGCCTTTGTCGGCGACCGGCTGCTCGAGGCCGCGTGGCGTGAATCGCTCTGGCTCATCAAGGACGGTATCTGCACCGTCGAGGAACTCGACGACATCATGCGCTATGGCTTTGGTCTCAGATGGGCGCAGATGGGCATGTTCCAGGTCTATCGCGTCGCCGGCGGCGAGGCCGGCATGCGCCACTTCATGGCGCAGTTCGGACCCTGCCTGTCATGGCCGTGGACGAAGCTGATGGACGTGCCGGAGTTCAACGACGAGCTGGTCGATTTGATCGCCACGCAGTCCGACGATCAGTCGGGCCAGTGGCCGATCCGCGAGCTGGAAAAAATCCGTGATGAAAATCTCGTCGCGATCATGGAGGCGCTGTCCAGGACCAATAAAGGCAAGGGCTGGGGTGCCGGCGCGCTGCACAGGGACTATGTGAAGAAGCTCGGCAAGGTGGCCGCGAAAAAGCAGATCTCGAAGGCGGCTGCGAAAGCCAAGGCTGAAAAGCCGAGGAAGAAAAAAAAGAAGGACTAGGGCTGTGATATTTTGGGTGCGTCCTTCGAGGCTCGCTCCGCTCGCACCTCAGGATGAGGGAGGGCGGTGTAAGCATCGACTTCGGCGAGGCCGGCGCGTAGGCACGGGACACCGGCGAGTGTCGGCAACAAACGTCCTCATCCTGAGGTGCGAGCGGAGCGAGCCTCGAAGGACGCACAATCGAATTGCGGTGCACCCATGAATTTTGGCCTCACCGAAGAGCAGCAGCTTATCGTCGACACGACGCGCGCCTTTGTCGAAAACGAGCTTTATCCGCATGAACGCGAGGTCGAGCGCACCGGCCATCTGAGGCCCGAACTCATCAGGGAATTGCAGGCGAAGGCGATTGCCGCCGGGCTTTATGCCGCCAATATGCCGGCCGAGGTCGGTGGGGCCGGGCTCGATACGTTGACCTGGCTGCTTTACGAAAAGGAGCTTGGCCGCGCCAACTATGCGCTGCACTGGACCTGCGTCGCGCGGCCCTCGAACATCCTGCTCGCCGGTACGGAGGAACAGAAGGAAAAATATCTCTATCCCTGCATCCGCGGCGAGAAATGGGACTGCCTCGCCATGACCGAGCCTGGCGCCGGCTCCGATCTGCGCGGTATGAAGGCCACGGCAGTGCAGGATGGGGCGGACTGGGTGCTGAACGGCACCAAGCATTTCATCAGCCACGCCGATCTCGCCGATTTCGCCATTGTCTTCATGGCCTCGGGCGAAGAGGACAGACCCAATACCCATGGGGGCGCCAAGCGAAAGAAGATCACCGCCTTCTTCGTCGACAAGGGCGCGCCGGGGTTCACCGTGCGCGAGGGCTACCGCAACGTATCGCATCGCGGCTACACCAACTCGATCCTCGAATTCGACGATTGCCGGTTACCGGCAAGCCAGGTGCTGGGCGAGGTGCATTGCGGCTTCGAGGTCGCCAATTCGTGGCTCGGCGCGACTAGGCTGCAAGTGGCTGCGACCTGTCTTGGACGGGCGGAGCGCGCGCTCGGCCACGCGATCGGCTACGCCGCCGAGCGCCAGCAATTCGGCCAGAAGATCGGCAAGTTCCAGGGAGTCTCCTTCAAACTTGCCGACATGGCGACGGAACTGAAGGCAGCCGAACTGATGGTGCTGGAGGCCGGCTGGAAATACGATGCCGGCACGGTGACGGACCAGGACATGGCCATGGCGAAACTCAAGGCGACCGAAATGCTCGCCTTCGTCGCCGACGAGGCCATCCAGATCCATGGCGGCATGGGTCTGATGGACGATCTGCCACTGGAGCGCATCTGGCGCGACGCGCGCGTCGAGCGCATCTGGGAAGGCACCAGCGAGATCCAACGACACATCATCAGCCGGGCGCTTTTGAGGGCGGTTGGGGGATGAGTGGACGCCTCGACCGCCTGCTGCGTCCGAAATCTATCACCGTGGTCGGCGGTGGGGC encodes:
- a CDS encoding carnitine 3-dehydrogenase, whose translation is MAISKAACIGGGVIGAGWVARLVLNGVDVSIFDPDPEASRKVGEVMKNARRAYKAMATGGLPKEGKITYAKSIAEAVAGADFIQESVPERLDLKHKVLAEIDLHAAPDAIVGSSTSGILPSDMQTAMKRGDRLVVAHPYNPVYLLPLVEIVGGKDTSKTAIEKAKALYASIGMKPVVIRKEIEAFVGDRLLEAAWRESLWLIKDGICTVEELDDIMRYGFGLRWAQMGMFQVYRVAGGEAGMRHFMAQFGPCLSWPWTKLMDVPEFNDELVDLIATQSDDQSGQWPIRELEKIRDENLVAIMEALSRTNKGKGWGAGALHRDYVKKLGKVAAKKQISKAAAKAKAEKPRKKKKKD
- a CDS encoding GlxA family transcriptional regulator, whose product is MKNETSIFRPERDTLVLTFLVLSGASIMCVASAIDPLRAANRISGRNVFEWKIVSADGKSPLTSCGMPVAVSGPLDPGIRTNVLVVIAGFGNREQATPALLSRIRRTARSARAYGGVEAGAWLIARAGLLEGRAATTHWEDMEDFAAAFPESDIRPDRYVIDGPAFTTGGASPTFDLMLHLVRSRLGMAVALDVASVFIYDQAHASSDAQPLVSLGRLDGYDPRLAQAIRLMETYIDHPLTISAIARRTGVTARSLETIFRRSIGETPGAYYLRLRLGAARRLVLDTRIPMADIAARTGFSSAAAFSRAFSRAFDKAPVRMRRA
- a CDS encoding antitoxin, with the protein product MNETPRIPKPAAVGKLFKNGRSQAVRIPAEFRFEGTEVEFRPGPNPGEVIIAPVYRRTGNLQKFFEARDKLRPEDIPEGFPWRDRRPHDRDPFA
- a CDS encoding 3-oxoacid CoA-transferase subunit B, which encodes MTAKLTNAQIAWRAAQDIPDGAYVNLGIGFPEMVAKFKPKGREVIYHTENGILGFGEAPPAGEEDWDLINAGKKPVTLKPGASFFHHADSFAMVRGGHLDVAILGAYEVAENGDLANWSTGPGSVPAVGGAMDLVHGARRVAVITDHVTKDGRPKLVRKCSLPLTGVGCVTTVYTSLAVVDIVNARFVLREKLPGMGLDELQGLTGATLTVDGDVKDLIVPEV
- a CDS encoding acyl-CoA dehydrogenase family protein, whose protein sequence is MNFGLTEEQQLIVDTTRAFVENELYPHEREVERTGHLRPELIRELQAKAIAAGLYAANMPAEVGGAGLDTLTWLLYEKELGRANYALHWTCVARPSNILLAGTEEQKEKYLYPCIRGEKWDCLAMTEPGAGSDLRGMKATAVQDGADWVLNGTKHFISHADLADFAIVFMASGEEDRPNTHGGAKRKKITAFFVDKGAPGFTVREGYRNVSHRGYTNSILEFDDCRLPASQVLGEVHCGFEVANSWLGATRLQVAATCLGRAERALGHAIGYAAERQQFGQKIGKFQGVSFKLADMATELKAAELMVLEAGWKYDAGTVTDQDMAMAKLKATEMLAFVADEAIQIHGGMGLMDDLPLERIWRDARVERIWEGTSEIQRHIISRALLRAVGG
- a CDS encoding type II toxin-antitoxin system VapC family toxin, which gives rise to MSPRFLLDTNTISILALNRSKGADKRFVETSLDRVYTSAIVYGEILFGLERRPEKTRLRDTVLPLLAEIRILDWTSKSGVTYATLRAQMEQSGKSLQPLDMLIAAHALEAGATLVTNDRAFRHVPGLEIDDWTAE
- a CDS encoding 3-keto-5-aminohexanoate cleavage protein, coding for MPLAMNREVFITCAVTGSGGTQDRSPHVPRSPQQIAESAIAAAKAGAAVVHCHVRDPETGKPRRDVSLYREVTERIRAANVDVVLNLTAGMGGDMVFGPTESPLPLREAGTDMAGAAERVEHVRQCLPEICTLDCGTMNFAEADYVMTNTPGMLRAMGSMMTELGVKPEIEAFDTGHLWFARQLVEEKVLKPDALVQLCMGVPWGAPDDLNTFMAMVNNVPKEWTFSAFSLGRSQMAYVAAAVLAGGNVRVGLEDNLWLDKGVLATNAQLVERAVTIIENLGARVIGPGEVRKKLGLTKRAPLAKAA
- the pcaF gene encoding 3-oxoadipyl-CoA thiolase gives rise to the protein MAEAFICDYIRTPIGRFAGSLAAVRADDLGAIPLRALMERNKGVDWEAVDDLLYGCANQAGEDNRNVARMALLLAGMPKEMPAATINRLCGSGMDATISAARAIKAGEAEIIVAGGVESMSRAPFVMPKADTAFSRHAEIYDTTIGWRFVNPLMKKQYGIDSMPETGENVAEQFQISRKDQDAFAVRSQEKAVAAQGNGRLAKEIVQVTIPQRKGDPIVVDKDEHPRAGTTLEVLAKLPTPFREGGTVTAGNASGVNDGAAALIVASEAAIEKYDLKPIARILGGAAAGVEPRIMGFGPAPATKKLCERLGLKPSDFDVIELNEAFASQGIAVLRDLGIPEDAEFVNPNGGAIALGHPLGMSGARIAGTAALELNERRGTLALATMCIGVGQGIAVALERV